Proteins found in one Quercus robur chromosome 2, dhQueRobu3.1, whole genome shotgun sequence genomic segment:
- the LOC126715869 gene encoding G-type lectin S-receptor-like serine/threonine-protein kinase At4g27290 isoform X1: MKTFSALFVYSLLSFLRTSTTLDTITPSQSIRDGETLVSADGSFELGFFSPGSSKSRYVGIWFGVSNDTVVWVANRETPLENLDGVFKVTNKGILVLLDSTNTTIWSSNTSRTAGNSINNPTARLLDSGNLVVKDGNTDSHLWQSFDYPSDTLLPEMKIGWDLVSGLDRNLTSWKGAEDPAQSEISEGLDRGGLPQLVDMEGDNINVRPGSWNGLYFTGMPWLRLNPLFKYEFVMNEKEVYYHYKVLNNSIFVRYVLNPSGIGQGFKWTDHTKSWEPVTTSQSDECANYAHCGAYASCNINKSPVCACLKGFIPKSPTDWNLADWSGGCVRGTPLDCNDGDGFLNYKGVKLPDTSSSWFDRNMSLKECEELCLKNCSCRAYSNLDIRNGGSGCLLWFADLVDLVVLQMDGQDLYIRVAASVLDHIGKNRHFGQKYQVIIIVCSAILLMVMLVLGLVFYVRRMKLRKEGLDIRCQNDYNNEDWKEDMELPIFDLLTISNATNNFASSNKLGEGGFGSVYKGTLLGGQEIAVKRLSKNSGQGFNEFKNEVILIAKLQHRNLVKLLGCCIQENEKLLIYEYMHNKSLDSFIFDQTKSRLLDWRMRHNIINGIARGLLYLHEDSRLRIIHRDLKASNILLDNNMTPKISDFGLAKMFGGDQTEADTNRIVGTYGYMPPEYAGYGQVSVKTDVFSFGVLLLEIVCGKKNREFYNSSQCLNLLGHAWRLWIEDRPTELIDEFLILGDSCILFEVLRCIHVGLLCVQQRPKDRPNMSSVVLMLSSDNSLPNPREPGYYTEKALVGKDHSSRKLENPSSSTNEITFTMLEAR, encoded by the exons atgaaaacCTTTTCGGCTCTGTTTGTTTACTCCTTACTCTCCTTCTTAAGAACCTCCACTACACTAGACACCATCACTCCAAGTCAATCTATCAGAGATGGTGAGACTTTGGTTTCAGCTGATGGAAGCTTTGAATTGGGATTCTTCAGCCCAGGTAGTTCGAAAAGCCGATATGTGGGAATATGGTTTGGGGTATCTAATGACACTGTTGTATGGGTAGCCAACAGAGAAACCCCACTTGAAAATCTCGATGGAGTGTTCAAGGTTACCAACAAGGGAATTCTTGTCCTTCTTGATAGCACAAATACTACTATTTGGTCATCCAATACATCAAGAACTGCAGGGAATAGTATCAACAATCCAACTGCACGGTTATTGGATTCAGGAAATCTTGTTGTGAAAGATGGAAACACTGATAGTCATTTGTGGCAGAGTTTTGATTATCCTAGCGACACATTACTACCAGAAATGAAGATTGGATGGGATTTAGTTAGTGGTCTAGATAGGAATTTAACATCTTGGAAGGGCGCAGAAGATCCTGCTCAAAGTGAAATTTCAGAAGGGTTAGATCGTGGAGGGCTCCCACAATTAGTTGATATGGAGGGAGACAATATAAATGTTAGGCCAGGGTCTTGGAATGGCCTTTATTTTACTGGGATGCCATGGTTAAGACTGAATCCGTTGTTCAAGTATGAATTCGTGATGAATGAGAAAGAGGTCTATTATCATTATAAAGTCCTAAACAATTCTATTTTCGTGAG GTATGTGTTAAACCCATCAGGCATTGGGCAAGGGTTTAAATGGACGGATCACACCAAAAGTTGGGAGCCAGTAACTACATCCCAGTCAGATGAGTGTGCGAATTATGCACACTGTGGTGCATATGCTAGCTGCAATATCAATAAGTCTCCTGTATGTGCATGCTTGAAAGGATTTATACCAAAATCTCCAACAGACTGGAATTTAGCAGATTGGTCTGGTGGATGTGTTCGAGGGACTCCACTAGATTGCAATGATGGAGATGGGTTCCTCAACTACAAGGGTGTGAAATTGCCTGACACATCTTCTTCCTGGTTTGATAGGAACATGAGTCTCAAGGAATGTGAAGAATTATGTTTGAAAAACTGCTCATGCAGAGCATATTCAAATTTAGATATTAGGAATGGAGGAAGTGGTTGCTTGCTTTGGTTTGCTGACTTGGTTGATTTAGTAGTACTCCAAATGGATGGGCAAGACCTCTATATTCGTGTGGCCGCTTCAGTACTGG ATCATATTGGGAAGAACAGGCACTTTGGCCAAAAATATCAAGTAATAATCATAGTCTGTAGTGCAATACTACTCATGGTAATGCTAGTACTGGGGCTGGTCTTTTATGTAAGGAGGATGAAACTTAGAAAGGAAG GATTGGATATAAGATGCCAAAATGATTATAACAATGAAGATTGGAAGGAAGATATGGAGTTACCAatatttgatctactaaccatATCTAATGCCACTAATAACTTTGCAAGCAGCAACAAGTTAGGAGAAGGTGGCTTTGGATCTGTATACAAG GGTACATTGCTTGGGGGGCAAGAAATAGCTGTAAAGAGACTTTCAAAGAATTCTGGACAAGGATTCAATGAGTTCAAAAATGAAGTTATATTAATTGCCAAACTTCAACACCGCAACCTTGTGAAGCTGCTTGGTTGTTGcattcaagaaaatgaaaaattgttaatcTATGAATACATGCACAACAAAAGCTTGGactcatttatttttg ACCAAACAAAGAGCAGACTGCTTGATTGGCGTATGCGCCACAACATTATCAATGGCATTGCTAGAGGACTTCTTTACCTTCATGAAGACTCTAGATTGAGAATTATCCATAGAGATCTCAAAGCTAGCAATATCCTACTAGATAATAACATGACCCCAAAAATTTCTGACTTTGGCCTTGCTAAAATGTTTGGGGGAGATCAAACGGAGGCTGATACCAATAGAATTGTTGGAACATA TGGTTATATGCCTCCTGAGTATGCTGGGTATGGGCAAGTCTCAGTGAAAACCGATGTTTTTAGCTTTGGAGTTTTATTACTAGAGATTGTGTGCGGGAAGAAGAACAGGGAATTCTATAACTCTAGCCAGTGCCTCAATCTTCTGGGACAT GCATGGAGACTATGGATTGAAGATAGGCCAACGGAACTAATAGATGAATTCTTAATCTTAGGTGACTCGTGCATTTTATTTGAAGTGTTACGATGCATTCATGTGGGTTTGTTATGTGTGCAACAAAGACCAAAAGATAGGCCAAACATGTCATCCGTGGTTCTAATGTTAAGCAGTGACAATTCATTGCCAAATCCAAGGGAGCCAGGTTATTATACAGAAAAGGCTCTAGTTGGAAAAGATCATTCATCAAGAAAGCTTGAGAATCCTTCAAGTTCAACAAATGAAATCACCTTTACAATGTTAGAAGCGAGGTAG
- the LOC126715869 gene encoding G-type lectin S-receptor-like serine/threonine-protein kinase At4g27290 isoform X2, translating to MKTFSALFVYSLLSFLRTSTTLDTITPSQSIRDGETLVSADGSFELGFFSPGSSKSRYVGIWFGVSNDTVVWVANRETPLENLDGVFKVTNKGILVLLDSTNTTIWSSNTSRTAGNSINNPTARLLDSGNLVVKDGNTDSHLWQSFDYPSDTLLPEMKIGWDLVSGLDRNLTSWKGAEDPAQSEISEGLDRGGLPQLVDMEGDNINVRPGSWNGLYFTGMPWLRLNPLFKYEFVMNEKEVYYHYKVLNNSIFVRYVLNPSGIGQGFKWTDHTKSWEPVTTSQSDECANYAHCGAYASCNINKSPVCACLKGFIPKSPTDWNLADWSGGCVRGTPLDCNDGDGFLNYKGVKLPDTSSSWFDRNMSLKECEELCLKNCSCRAYSNLDIRNGGSGCLLWFADLVDLVVLQMDGQDLYIRVAASVLGLDIRCQNDYNNEDWKEDMELPIFDLLTISNATNNFASSNKLGEGGFGSVYKGTLLGGQEIAVKRLSKNSGQGFNEFKNEVILIAKLQHRNLVKLLGCCIQENEKLLIYEYMHNKSLDSFIFDQTKSRLLDWRMRHNIINGIARGLLYLHEDSRLRIIHRDLKASNILLDNNMTPKISDFGLAKMFGGDQTEADTNRIVGTYGYMPPEYAGYGQVSVKTDVFSFGVLLLEIVCGKKNREFYNSSQCLNLLGHAWRLWIEDRPTELIDEFLILGDSCILFEVLRCIHVGLLCVQQRPKDRPNMSSVVLMLSSDNSLPNPREPGYYTEKALVGKDHSSRKLENPSSSTNEITFTMLEAR from the exons atgaaaacCTTTTCGGCTCTGTTTGTTTACTCCTTACTCTCCTTCTTAAGAACCTCCACTACACTAGACACCATCACTCCAAGTCAATCTATCAGAGATGGTGAGACTTTGGTTTCAGCTGATGGAAGCTTTGAATTGGGATTCTTCAGCCCAGGTAGTTCGAAAAGCCGATATGTGGGAATATGGTTTGGGGTATCTAATGACACTGTTGTATGGGTAGCCAACAGAGAAACCCCACTTGAAAATCTCGATGGAGTGTTCAAGGTTACCAACAAGGGAATTCTTGTCCTTCTTGATAGCACAAATACTACTATTTGGTCATCCAATACATCAAGAACTGCAGGGAATAGTATCAACAATCCAACTGCACGGTTATTGGATTCAGGAAATCTTGTTGTGAAAGATGGAAACACTGATAGTCATTTGTGGCAGAGTTTTGATTATCCTAGCGACACATTACTACCAGAAATGAAGATTGGATGGGATTTAGTTAGTGGTCTAGATAGGAATTTAACATCTTGGAAGGGCGCAGAAGATCCTGCTCAAAGTGAAATTTCAGAAGGGTTAGATCGTGGAGGGCTCCCACAATTAGTTGATATGGAGGGAGACAATATAAATGTTAGGCCAGGGTCTTGGAATGGCCTTTATTTTACTGGGATGCCATGGTTAAGACTGAATCCGTTGTTCAAGTATGAATTCGTGATGAATGAGAAAGAGGTCTATTATCATTATAAAGTCCTAAACAATTCTATTTTCGTGAG GTATGTGTTAAACCCATCAGGCATTGGGCAAGGGTTTAAATGGACGGATCACACCAAAAGTTGGGAGCCAGTAACTACATCCCAGTCAGATGAGTGTGCGAATTATGCACACTGTGGTGCATATGCTAGCTGCAATATCAATAAGTCTCCTGTATGTGCATGCTTGAAAGGATTTATACCAAAATCTCCAACAGACTGGAATTTAGCAGATTGGTCTGGTGGATGTGTTCGAGGGACTCCACTAGATTGCAATGATGGAGATGGGTTCCTCAACTACAAGGGTGTGAAATTGCCTGACACATCTTCTTCCTGGTTTGATAGGAACATGAGTCTCAAGGAATGTGAAGAATTATGTTTGAAAAACTGCTCATGCAGAGCATATTCAAATTTAGATATTAGGAATGGAGGAAGTGGTTGCTTGCTTTGGTTTGCTGACTTGGTTGATTTAGTAGTACTCCAAATGGATGGGCAAGACCTCTATATTCGTGTGGCCGCTTCAGTACTGG GATTGGATATAAGATGCCAAAATGATTATAACAATGAAGATTGGAAGGAAGATATGGAGTTACCAatatttgatctactaaccatATCTAATGCCACTAATAACTTTGCAAGCAGCAACAAGTTAGGAGAAGGTGGCTTTGGATCTGTATACAAG GGTACATTGCTTGGGGGGCAAGAAATAGCTGTAAAGAGACTTTCAAAGAATTCTGGACAAGGATTCAATGAGTTCAAAAATGAAGTTATATTAATTGCCAAACTTCAACACCGCAACCTTGTGAAGCTGCTTGGTTGTTGcattcaagaaaatgaaaaattgttaatcTATGAATACATGCACAACAAAAGCTTGGactcatttatttttg ACCAAACAAAGAGCAGACTGCTTGATTGGCGTATGCGCCACAACATTATCAATGGCATTGCTAGAGGACTTCTTTACCTTCATGAAGACTCTAGATTGAGAATTATCCATAGAGATCTCAAAGCTAGCAATATCCTACTAGATAATAACATGACCCCAAAAATTTCTGACTTTGGCCTTGCTAAAATGTTTGGGGGAGATCAAACGGAGGCTGATACCAATAGAATTGTTGGAACATA TGGTTATATGCCTCCTGAGTATGCTGGGTATGGGCAAGTCTCAGTGAAAACCGATGTTTTTAGCTTTGGAGTTTTATTACTAGAGATTGTGTGCGGGAAGAAGAACAGGGAATTCTATAACTCTAGCCAGTGCCTCAATCTTCTGGGACAT GCATGGAGACTATGGATTGAAGATAGGCCAACGGAACTAATAGATGAATTCTTAATCTTAGGTGACTCGTGCATTTTATTTGAAGTGTTACGATGCATTCATGTGGGTTTGTTATGTGTGCAACAAAGACCAAAAGATAGGCCAAACATGTCATCCGTGGTTCTAATGTTAAGCAGTGACAATTCATTGCCAAATCCAAGGGAGCCAGGTTATTATACAGAAAAGGCTCTAGTTGGAAAAGATCATTCATCAAGAAAGCTTGAGAATCCTTCAAGTTCAACAAATGAAATCACCTTTACAATGTTAGAAGCGAGGTAG